A genomic segment from Spinacia oleracea cultivar Varoflay chromosome 3, BTI_SOV_V1, whole genome shotgun sequence encodes:
- the LOC110801489 gene encoding uncharacterized protein: MKEIQTPRSKDIILRRPKESPSSKSFSDQSKKHQKITKKSLNAEFASVSEDFLTESVSESINLSSISENLSDEHCIRESESFESSTGTENQSIVTSEEAFTPISKITTVCDESVNLSPDRIKMLGSNSSSEVDVAVNLLKQARSQVISSSDVSATSKKLLDALVEASVRDFCALPDEGDIIDAVLSKKVEVVAVCFVFWLISVTIVILFRCSGTRGSASFNPQPT, translated from the exons atgaagGAAATTCAAACTCCTCGAAGCAAGGACATCATCCTTCGCCGGCCGAAGGAATCTCCGTCGTCAAAATCATTTTCCGATCAATCAAAGAAGCACCAGAAG ATTACAAAGAAGAGCTTGAATGCCGAATTCGCTTCAGTTTCTGAAGATTTCCTGACTGAATCAGTGTCGGAATCTATCAATTTATCGTCGATTTCTGAAAATTTGAGCGACGAACACTGCATCAGAGAATCGGAG AGCTTCGAGAGCTCAACAGGCACAGAAAATCAGTCGATTGTTACATCAGAGGAAGCATTTACGCCAATTTCGAAGATCACAACTGTGTGTGATGAATCAGTCAATCTATCGCCTGATCGCATCAAAATGCTTGGATCAAACAGTTCTTCCGAGGTGGATGTTGCTGTCAATCTCCTCAAGCAAGCTAGAAGTCAAGTTATCAGCTCAAGTGACGTTTCTGCTACATCAAAGAAGCTTCTGGATGCATTGGTTGAGGCATCTGTGAGAGATTTCTGTGCTTTACCTGACGAAGGAGACATAATCGATGCAGTTCTTTCTAAAAAAGTTGAAGTTGTTGCGGTTTGCTTTGTGTTTTGGTTAATCTCTGTGACTATTGTGATCCTTTTTCGCTGTTCTGGTACTCGAGGCTCCGCTTCTTTTAATCCTCAACCTACCTGA
- the LOC110801473 gene encoding transcription factor bHLH147 has product MESSPSVVANPVSSSSNRARESRRRKKKMKISQQQQSSQSLSSVNPNNGDGIQTFSWKSEKTQQIYSTKLLQALRQVRISPSTSSSPSAATPRPSRIVREAADKALAVAARGRTRWSRAILMSRFRISFLNKKLHKRQRVTATGVNRSPPQRKPKLEILKLKGKGNSLPAVQRKVKTLGRLVPGCRKEPLPVILEEATDYIPALEMQIRAMRELLSRLSTGDRDGEGSSSGPTAPENGSI; this is encoded by the coding sequence atggAATCATCACCTTCAGTAGTAGCGAATCCAGTCTCGAGCAGCTCAAACAGAGCAAGGGAATCAAGGCGTCGGAAAAAGAAGATGAAAATCTCTCAACAACAACAATCATCGCAATCTCTCTCTTCCGTAAACCCTAACAATGGCGACGGCATTCAAACTTTTTCTTGGAAATCCGAAAAAACTCAACAAATCTACTCTACAAAGCTCCTTCAAGCTCTCCGCCAAGTCCGTATTTCTCCTTCCACGTCATCGTCACCGTCAGCGGCGACACCTCGGCCAAGTCGGATAGTGAGAGAAGCCGCGGACAAAGCATTAGCGGTGGCGGCGCGTGGGAGGACACGCTGGAGCCGAGCTATCTTAATGAGCCGTTTCCGGATCAGCTTCCTTAACAAGAAGCTTCACAAACGCCAACGTGTGACGGCTACCGGAGTTAACAGGTCACCACCGCAAAGGAAGCCGAAGCTAGAGATATTAAAGCTTAAAGGGAAAGGTAATAGTTTACCGGCTGTCCAAAGGAAGGTGAAGACTCTTGGACGGTTAGTTCCCGGTTGCCGGAAAGAGCCGCTTCCGGTGATTCTTGAAGAAGCGACGGATTATATTCCGGCGCTTGAGATGCAAATTCGTGCCATGAGAGAGCTTCTCTCTCGTCTTAGTACCGGTGACAGAGATGGTGAAGGGTCTAGTTCCGGGCCCACGGCGCCGGAAAACGGTTCCATTTAG